The Rhododendron vialii isolate Sample 1 chromosome 1a, ASM3025357v1 region AAACTCTTGTCCTTCGGCTGCCGGCTTAGGGTACCTCCTGATTAGTTGTCATTCTAATTTTACTTTGAATACATATGCTCTCTCGtcaattgttttgtttgtttgaaccACTCTAAAACACTGATATGGGATGTCCTTTTTCTGCTTTCCATTTAGTTTGAAACTGTGCTTTCCTTATCTTTAATTTcctttggtttgtttgtttacAAGAAATAAGCAGTTTTTGTATTACCATTTTTATAACTTCGAGACGTTGCTGCAACTAATGCTTCTACAGTAGAAATAATACCATGCTGACATGTATAGGCAATTTTGTTAGAAGCTGGAGAATTAGTGGGCTAACAACCAAAAGGGGTTCGACGTCTTTCTATAGACTCAACCCCGGACCTCTCCCTTAGAAGCCGAGGAGTACATGCAACCGGAGAGAGTCCTAAGAGCCACATCTTTACAAGGGACACATTAGTAGTTACTGATTGATTCTGACAAAAATCTCAAATTACCATGACTCCGGTATTGAAGCTTGCTTGTTGCACAAAATTCGAACAAGACTTTTTGAAGGGAACTGTTTTAGACatcatacaatatgcacaaaagGAAGGCGAAATCCATTGCATTGCTCACGAAACAAATCTACTTTGTCATGGAGTAAATGTGTTTGGTTAGGATTAGTAGTTACTGATCTACTACTGTGTTTGGTTAGGATTTGGGAATTAAAGCACCCAGAATAATGGGAAATAAGAACAAGCAATCACAAGTCACAACCCTACGCCAATGTGAAGATCAATAAACTGTTTTTCAAACACGGGACAACAAAATAATTAACGCAATACCAGGCATTCTTTGCCTTCCCGATCTCTGATGTTGTGTCAGCGGAGGTAGTGGAAGCCGTGGGGTTCAGGGGAGCAGTTGAAAGGGTAAAAGAGGATGGGGGAATGCGATATGTGGTGGAAGGAGAAGCAAAGAATGTTGTTCAGATGCTTCAAGGGGTGAAAACTTCAAGTGCCAGTTTGGCGGTGCGAGCGCAGACACGTTGCGTTTATTTGATTCTTTTATTTCTGTTTCGTTTACTTTTGTTCCTGGAGAATGTAATAGGGTGGCTAATGCTATAGCCAAATATGCCCTTTCTTTAGAGTTATCTACAACCTGGGAAGATAATTTTCCGGACTGGGTTTGTAGAGAAGCTCTCTTTGATGTTTCTTCATTGCAGTAATCAATAAGAACATAGGCTATCgattgggaaaaagaaaaaaaaaacattaccaTGACTCCAAACAACACTCGCAAATGGTTAGCGGATGGAGAAAACAACAATCTGCCGTGAGTGGATCGGATTGGAAACCGAACCGGTCCGCCCAAAACCGATCCACGGGAGCATCACTATAATTGGGCGCACCATCTATCCCAATTTTTGGTGTTCGCAAATTAATTGGGAGAGGGTGTCATTTCCTTGGCTCTTAATAATTCCGCTCAAGTTGGTGTTCGCTTGTTAAAAGCTCTGTTAATCGGATGGTTGCCTGAACATGTTTTCAAAACTTACTCATTCGGGACACAAAATTGAACAAACTACTACTCAACTTATTCGACTTATGTTCAAAACTAATTTTTGAGATCAGTTTGTTTTATAACATGAATAAATTAGAACATATTTTTAAACCTCGTTACATTTCAAACAAATCTTGAACAATTGAGGTTAACAAAAAAGCTAGGGTACACTGCCTTTTTACACCTGCCCCATTCCAAattctcaaataagtatttaaaaaataaggatttattttcaaacttaaaaataataggtttacgaaaataatttttctattttttttacaagatttgatagatctcatcgaaatctatcaaacaatatcgatattgcatatttttttattttagcaaGCCTATTgttttttaagcttgaaaattgcaaataagtacttaatttttaaggAGAGATAGCAGAACGGGCCCACACTACATcttatgtggggcccacttttggtcccacaaaaatcttaaaatatgtcctaaattttaaaatattattttatgggattTTGTAAAATATCAACTCTAacagatatcggtaaatattacttCTGGATTCGTAAAGGTGAAACTGctcaaaaaatttatgattatttttttgaattttttttgggacccggaGTGGGCCGCACATAAAATATAATATGACATGTAGGAtaactatgtagtgtatgtTTGGGTGTAGGTTCTCGAGTGGTGTTTTTGCCATTCCTCTTCATTCCTTTTCCTAATTTGTTTAGGTTTTCTGCCGTATCCTTTTTTAACGAGGATTTGAACCCTTGTTGCATACAACAACTTAAATTTACGTCAATTCATCATCAATACTTCCTATATATTATGaacaaagagaaagaaatttaatctgttttttttttcttctcaaactCGTCAACAATGAAGAAACGAGGAGGACATGGTTACTTCCCAGATGATTGCTGGGAACTTATATTCCAAAAACTTAGAGAAGACGATGAGCGTGACTTGGATTCGATATCATTGGTCTCAAAGCGGTTCCTTTCGATATCTAATCGGATGAAGCTTAGCTTGAATGTAAACGACGAGACAATCCCTCTACTCCCGAATCTTCTTCGAAGATTTCGACACATCGAAACCATAGTCATCAAGACCCATGCCCACAAGGAGATAGATGGCCTTGTTTATTATCCGATTGCACGGTCGTTCATGGATGGACTTGTTGATTATCCGATTGCACGGTCGATCATAGATGGACTTGTTGATGATGAACTAGTTGATGATCAGATTGCATGGTCGGACATAGATGGACTTGTTGATGATCAGATTGCACAGTCGGACATAGATGGTCTTGTAGATGATCAGATTGCACGGTCGAACATAGATGGACTTGTTGATGATCAGATTGCACAGTCGGACATAGATGGACTTGTTGATGATCAGATTGCACGATCGGACATAGATGGACTTGTTGATGATCAGATTGCACAGTTGAACATAGATGGACTTGTTGATGATGAACTTGTTGACGATCAGATTGCATGGTCGGACATAGATGGACTTGTTGATGACGAACTTGTTGATGGTCAGATTGCACAGTCGGACATAGATGGACTTGTTGATAATCAGATTGCACAGTCAGACATAGATGGACTTGTTGATGATCAGATTGCACGGTCCGGATTATTGAATCTACGAGCAATAAAGTTTTGGTGTTCGACAGTACCTCCACGAGATGGTTTTAGAGCACTGGCGTTGCATAGGAATATAAAGAACAATCTGAAGGTATTGGATTGCTCAGGACTAATCTCAATGCAAGACAGCGATTTGGTTTTGATCGCCGATTGTTTCCCACGGCTAGAGGAACTCAAGATTAGTGAGGATTCCGACATGGTCAATGGGGAGGTTGCAGCACGTATAACAGATGATGGTGTTGAGGCACTGGCATCAAAGCTTAAGGAATTGAAGAAGATTGTGGTTAAAGGTGAAGCTTGTTTCATTACTGACAAATCGCTCATTTCTCTATCCACAAATTGTGCGAAATTGAGGAGACTTAGTCTTGGCATAAATCTGCATTCTCTCACGAGTCAAAAACTTATTTCCGACAAGCGTATTATTTATCTAGTCGCAAAAGCACGTCCTCCATTAAAGAAGGTCAAGTTGGTTGGTTTGGGGGGCCAGTATCCTAAAACTCATGGGGCAGTAAAATTGTTTTTCCAGACATGTCAGTCGACACTTAAAGAGCTAACCCTAAGAGGGTGGCCCCTCACACATATAAGTGATTTCGCTCGGTATCTCTCTAATCTAACTTCTATAGATCTTGATGGATGTTTTGGGTTGACTGGTGACACCTTTTACATTCTCATGAAAAGTTGTCCTTTAGTTGAAATACTTACGATGGCACATACCATAAGACAAGAGATGGATACTTTTTCTCAGGATTACTTACATAAAAATTACAGTATGCGACACCTCAATATCTCAAAGAATATGTGGTTGACTGATACGACACTCGAGAACTTTGGGCAAGTTTGCCCAAATCTACAATTTCTCTCCATAAATGGTTGTCCGCGCCTCACCAATCTTGGCATTGGAGAAGTTTTGAAGAGATGCCCTGCAATAACACAACTGAATATTGATGGTCTTACTCAGGTTTCAGATTTTTTGAGGAGAAATTCTGACAACTCTGTAGTGAATTTGAAGACTTTGAATGCTCGTGGGACACACATTAACGATGAAGGATTGGCAATGATTGGAAATAGGTGTCGAAATCTCCAATATTTGGATAttggattatgcaaagaagtgaCAGATAAAGGGGTGATGGAGGTGGTGACGAACTGTCAAAGACTGAGGGATATAAATCTAATTGGGTGTGAAAAATTGAGCACCTACTCCTATATTTTACCTCATGGCGTTTTCAATGCCCCTCCCTTAGGAACATCTAGCCACCAAGTTGGGCGACCTCTCCGCTCCGGGCAGCCTTTTGTTTCTtcgccaattgattttgagtttgatgaaATTTTAACATGGTAACGGAGGTAAGCTTCCAGAGGGTGGAAGGCTTTTGGATAAGGCTCATTTGATTGATTGTCCCGTTGTTTGTGCCTTAAGCACACATTGTTCTGTTATGATCGCTATGTTATAGATCATTTATTTACCTCTCCACGTCCGGATCAGAGGCAGCAAGTGTGAGGATTGGAAGAACTTATCCCACATTAATTTTGAGTTGGCTGTTTTAACATTTGATAGTCTGGTAAGGAATTGTTTTGTCTGAACCACTCTTACAAGTGATGTGGgatcttttttctgttttccattctgttccttctcttttttattttattttttgtttgcaagAAATATTCATAGTTTTTGTACCATTTTATCGACTGTGCTGCCTATTTCTCAACTATTTTGGGTAGTCATCAAAAGACTTTGCCTATAGAGTGAGCCCTCCGGATGGCATGAATTTATCAGGAATGAAAGAGAGTTCGTAGACGCACAAATTCCTTCATTACAAAAAGAAACCGTTGTCCCCGTGAAGTATCCgaatttggggaaccacgtatatcttgtcttgtgtttgattgtgtgtttgtgtgttcgTTGTTTGGTTTCGATCTTTGGCGTCACTGGTGCAACTTATACTTCAGGTAGAGATAACACAATGCAACCTGTATAGTCACATTATCTGCGTCTTTGGCATATAGCTTAGTTTTATGTGTCTGTACAAGCCTACAAGGTGTCATAGCTAGTTATATATGTACAGGGTGGGCATCATAGCTTACTGATTCTGTAAAAAACAATCTCAAGTACTCTGTCTCTTGTTCGACTAGAATTCTTTTGTCTGGGCAAGAATCATATCGCAAGATCGTTGACAACAATGACTGAAGCTAAAGCATGCCTGGAGTCTTAATGGTGGTCTCTCCTATCCTCATTGCATAACATTTTTACAACTACGGATAGTTGTATCTCGATGAAAGGCCTCGGGGATAGTGACTGTGTTGATTTTTTCCTTGGACTTTCTTATCCAAGATAAGTTAGTATAATACACTAGTACAGTAGTAGTGGTTTGTGTAGGTTGTTAAGACTGATCACTGCATAATTAAAGGCTCCACAACCTGTATAGAGCTGTCCTAAGAGAGGTTTAGctaatttaatttgtttaataCAGAGCCTTAACTCATTTACTGGTTATTAACCTTTCTGAAAAGAAAGCCCGCGAATTGAATACATATTACATAGAGCTGGTTCATGTTCTAGTTCTCTAATCCGGTTCTCTGGAAGAGAGAGTATAATTGCTTGGATTCAATATCGCTCCCATGTACCAGTCAACCTGGCTACTAGGCTAAGTAAGTTCACCTTAAAAGCGATTCGTCGTCCTTCTACCCCTTTCCTAGAGGGCGAAAAAGCCTCTAACTAGGCTTATGTTTTGTGGTAGACCTGTGCGCCCTCTTTTGTTTAGTTCATCTCGAATAGTCATCTATTACTAACCCATTGACACCCTGACTTCGGGCTCTAATTAATGTTGATGTAACACACGAATGCAAGTTCTGTGCGCCCAAGCCGCTATGCTTCTATGTGCGTGAGTGTCTGTGTGTTTGAGCAAAAACAAGAGTAACACAGCCTGTACGCAAAAGCCACAAGAGAGTTAAGACCTTGGGAGCACATGGACTTGGGTTTGCTTCCATTCAGAAAACTATCTGAACGGCCGTTTTGCAAAATGTCGTCAGTCTATTCCCGGTCCATGAAACGTTAGATTTGTAGGGCTCATCAAAGAAAGACAAACGCAACCATTTGATTGAGCAGGGTTGTCATAGATGCCAGAACTTGCCATTACTCTAGTAAACCTATAGCTAATTTTCACTTGTAAGTTTTGCTACAAGTTTTTTGACAGAAAGTTTTTCCTTCATacatgcgcctgggcgcatagGATTGCGCCTGGCTCACATTTAGATGTGCCTGGGCGCATAGGATTGCGCCTGAGGTGCATTAATTCGGCTTAACGTGTCAAACTTCCTGGACTTGCCCCGaatactcccgaactccaatttgcacgtggtttgaaccgctaaaaagcttgtccaatttactttctagcccaagtattttggattaaaaatcATTTCTACGTCAAaggaagtgaccattttaccctcgatgtcAAAAAATGATGCATTTCTGTAAAATGCGTGTATGTCCCTCATTtcaaattggatcaagacccattatatttcaataaataatatttttaaagtaTTAAAAGTTGGTGGAATCAAACCATAAATTTATTTGGGTTTCGTTCATGAAAGTTGATTAGAAACAAGACCACTATGAAAATCGTCAAAGCCAAGCGACCCTCTTCTATGTGATGCCCACTTGGGCCAGTGACCGGGCGCTTTAGAGCAGCCTTTGGGGGTGGTGCCCCAGCTTGACTCAGGTCGTCGGCTGGTAGCTTTCGGTACACATGGAAGGACGGACCTTATTTGCGAACAAGGACAGTTCTATCCATGTCCAGTTCTTAACTCTTCTGGTTGTCCTGCAGACTACATCGAGGTTGGATTGGGGAGGTACTACTGGCTAAGAATACATTGTCATTTATAGGCCTAATTGGACCCTTTCTAATCGGGTGAAGCGTACGACACACTCTCTTTACTCCCAAATCTTTTTGGAAGGTTTCCACTCATCGAAACCATAGTCATCGACACAGATGCCCGCAACGCAAGGACATAGATTGACTCATCGATTAGATTTCACTGTCTGGTTTATTGAATCTCCATGGCATAAAGTTTTGTTGGTGTTTGACAAAACATCCGCAAGATCGTTTTAAGGCACTGGCGTTGAACAAGGATATAAAGAACAATCCGAAGGTATTGGATTGCTCTGGACTAATCTCTATGCAAGGCAATGATTTGATTTTGATAGCGGATTTATTCCCATGTCAGAGATTTTAACAGTTTTTGCTGACACATCGAATGATTATTCTATCTCTACTAGTGTATTAGTTGCAGCAACGTACCAAAATTAGGTGGTAATAACAGAAGCTGCTATTTCTTCcgaacagaaaacaaaaaatttgcagAGGAACACAGTACCGTCGGTGTGAAATAAAGAACAGCGCTGTTGGAACTGACTGTAGCGGTGAGTTCAAAGTAAATAGATACACAAAAAACACTCCTTCATAGAGATTCAAACAAGACAATTGACCAGCaagaacctaaaaaaaaaatcaggtaTACAATGGAAGAACTAAAAGTTCATAAGGGTAATAAAACAGAGTCATGAAAGTACGCTAAGCTGGCACCCGAAGGACAAGACTGTGTCTACCATCTATTCACTGAGATCAAACCAGCTCCATCTGTTCAACTTTTCCTCAGTGAGGGCCTCAAAAACACCATCTGAGGTAAAATATGGGTGCTCACTTTTTCACACCCGATTTGATTTATATTCCTCAGTCTTTTTGCCCACCTCACCACCTCCATTACCCCCTTATCTGTCACTTCATTGCAGAATCCAATGTCCAAATATTGGAGATTTCGACACCTATGTCCAATCATTGCCATTCCTTTATCATTGATTTGTGTCCCACCAGCTTTCAATGTCTTCAAATTCACTACAGACT contains the following coding sequences:
- the LOC131326378 gene encoding uncharacterized protein LOC131326378, whose product is MKKRGGHGYFPDDCWELIFQKLREDDERDLDSISLVSKRFLSISNRMKLSLNVNDETIPLLPNLLRRFRHIETIVIKTHAHKEIDGLVYYPIARSFMDGLVDYPIARSIIDGLVDDELVDDQIAWSDIDGLVDDQIAQSDIDGLVDDQIARSNIDGLVDDQIAQSDIDGLVDDQIARSDIDGLVDDQIAQLNIDGLVDDELVDDQIAWSDIDGLVDDELVDGQIAQSDIDGLVDNQIAQSDIDGLVDDQIARSGLLNLRAIKFWCSTVPPRDGFRALALHRNIKNNLKVLDCSGLISMQDSDLVLIADCFPRLEELKISEDSDMVNGEVAARITDDGVEALASKLKELKKIVVKGEACFITDKSLISLSTNCAKLRRLSLGINLHSLTSQKLISDKRIIYLVAKARPPLKKVKLVGLGGQYPKTHGAVKLFFQTCQSTLKELTLRGWPLTHISDFARYLSNLTSIDLDGCFGLTGDTFYILMKSCPLVEILTMAHTIRQEMDTFSQDYLHKNYSMRHLNISKNMWLTDTTLENFGQVCPNLQFLSINGCPRLTNLGIGEVLKRCPAITQLNIDGLTQVSDFLRRNSDNSVVNLKTLNARGTHINDEGLAMIGNRCRNLQYLDIGLCKEVTDKGVMEVVTNCQRLRDINLIGCEKLSTYSYILPHGVFNAPPLGTSSHQVGRPLRSGQPFVSSPIDFEFDEILTW